The proteins below are encoded in one region of Limnohabitans sp. 63ED37-2:
- a CDS encoding glycosyltransferase family 2 protein: MTAPRMDVAIFSYNRGAYLKNCVESLQRNLPGVHFTVYDDGSDEPDTVAYLQSLGGHVRHMKSGGDERHGGYYNNMQAALDATQADYLLMLQDDLQVVRPFAQEELSRIHEVFEQSPTTVFISPLFMKGSKRAYFQQRYQADTALRCYRWSADPQETGKVPQKYADIAVLHVARLRQSGWQFAGSEEANGVLADQLFGDMVQVAEPWVFYVPEEPAYRGRVLTFGAKLAVKMAGNQVKSFRDMTAQASTAFAQRDLRVYPFAEDFVDTVDPTVRKPYKFNAYRTRWLPLILNKLELLGRRLWSH, from the coding sequence ATGACAGCTCCCCGCATGGACGTCGCTATTTTTTCCTACAACCGTGGGGCCTACCTGAAAAATTGCGTCGAATCTCTGCAGCGCAACCTGCCCGGGGTTCACTTTACGGTGTATGACGATGGCAGCGATGAGCCTGACACCGTGGCCTATCTGCAAAGTTTGGGGGGGCATGTTCGTCACATGAAGTCAGGTGGCGATGAGCGACATGGCGGTTACTACAACAACATGCAAGCCGCGTTGGACGCCACACAGGCCGATTACCTGCTGATGCTGCAAGACGATTTGCAGGTGGTCCGGCCTTTTGCCCAAGAAGAGCTGTCCAGGATTCATGAGGTCTTCGAGCAAAGTCCGACAACGGTGTTCATCAGTCCCTTGTTCATGAAGGGCAGCAAAAGAGCCTATTTCCAGCAGCGCTACCAAGCAGATACCGCATTGCGCTGTTATCGCTGGTCTGCCGATCCGCAAGAAACGGGCAAAGTGCCTCAAAAGTACGCCGACATCGCGGTGCTCCATGTCGCACGTTTGCGTCAAAGTGGCTGGCAGTTTGCGGGGTCCGAAGAGGCCAACGGGGTCTTGGCCGATCAGTTGTTTGGCGACATGGTTCAGGTGGCTGAGCCATGGGTCTTTTATGTGCCTGAAGAGCCTGCTTACCGCGGACGCGTGCTCACTTTCGGGGCCAAACTGGCGGTCAAGATGGCGGGCAATCAGGTCAAGTCCTTTCGGGACATGACTGCGCAGGCGTCAACGGCATTCGCGCAAAGGGATTTGCGTGTGTACCCCTTTGCCGAGGATTTTGTCGACACGGTGGATCCAACGGTGCGCAAGCCCTACAAGTTCAATGCCTATCGCACCCGCTGGTTGCCATTGATCCTGAACAAGCTAGAGCTTTTGGGGCGGCGCCTTTGGTCGCATTGA
- a CDS encoding glycosyltransferase family 25 protein has translation MKTYILNLPSALERRNFQTKQAQRLGLEALFIDAQTPADIPEAFFQAHAFSWERPIKITEVACFMSHHLVWQKIAGSKEPALVLEDDAILAHNTPKLLACLAQWEDVDHVSLETRQRQKLLGRRFKAMDSLNAHLHPLLQDRTGAAAYVLWPSGARALLAKFEQQGMGLADAFISSTYQLNSWQTVPAFAIQADVASAYGVSCPIAPQSLIAREKVPSPPTRSSLHDLQFKWRRLNAQLRLAARYLTCLWRARRQFVGIDPAQF, from the coding sequence ATGAAAACCTACATTTTGAATTTACCCTCTGCGCTGGAACGCCGGAACTTTCAGACAAAACAAGCCCAGCGACTGGGCCTGGAGGCGCTGTTCATCGATGCACAAACCCCAGCCGACATTCCCGAAGCGTTCTTTCAGGCCCACGCTTTCTCTTGGGAACGCCCCATCAAAATCACCGAAGTGGCTTGTTTCATGAGCCACCACCTGGTGTGGCAAAAGATTGCGGGCAGCAAAGAACCTGCTCTGGTGCTGGAAGACGATGCCATCCTGGCGCACAACACGCCCAAGCTGTTGGCCTGCTTGGCTCAGTGGGAGGATGTGGACCATGTTTCACTCGAAACCCGACAACGCCAGAAACTGCTGGGGCGGCGCTTCAAAGCCATGGACAGTCTGAATGCCCACTTGCACCCTTTGTTGCAAGACCGTACAGGGGCCGCCGCTTATGTGCTTTGGCCTTCTGGTGCCCGCGCCCTGTTGGCCAAATTCGAGCAGCAGGGCATGGGCTTGGCCGATGCGTTCATCTCCAGCACTTACCAACTCAACTCTTGGCAAACGGTTCCGGCCTTTGCCATTCAGGCGGACGTGGCCAGCGCCTATGGTGTTTCTTGCCCCATCGCACCACAATCCCTGATTGCCCGTGAGAAAGTGCCCAGCCCGCCGACCCGAAGCAGCCTCCACGACCTGCAGTTCAAATGGCGCAGGTTGAACGCACAACTGCGCCTGGCCGCTCGCTACCTGACTTGTTTGTGGCGAGCACGCCGTCAGTTTGTCGGCATCGATCCCGCACAGTTCTGA
- a CDS encoding glycosyltransferase family 4 protein, whose amino-acid sequence MLNPNPDVIVFNIKQRYTGVSATINALVPLQMAQWRLGYCGTTMSNGVVGMTAGQAIALSRQPPPGRAFRIWHVRRDPEMMLGIFARDVLRLPIKLVFTSAAQHLHGRFPRWLISKMDAVISTTPLAASFVPNTTAVVPHGIDLSRFAPPPDKLKAWADSGLPGEYGIGVFGRVRPDKGSDVFVDAMIEVLPHLPGATAVIAGLAQPQHQAYQQALIDKIAQAGLSERIVFLGEVPAGEVHRWYQRCLLCVACPRYEPFGLTPFEAAATGCALVCSRTGAFEQLVQPGVNGELVETGDAPGLATAVRQVLADLPAAVQRGLAAQARVSQSFSLSKEAEGIGRVYQQLFDQGAPR is encoded by the coding sequence GTGCTCAACCCCAATCCCGACGTCATTGTCTTCAACATCAAGCAGCGCTACACGGGTGTGTCCGCTACCATCAACGCCTTGGTGCCTTTGCAAATGGCGCAATGGCGTCTGGGCTATTGCGGCACCACCATGTCCAATGGCGTGGTGGGCATGACGGCTGGGCAGGCGATTGCGCTGTCGCGCCAACCACCACCGGGGCGGGCCTTCCGCATTTGGCATGTGCGGCGTGATCCAGAAATGATGCTGGGCATCTTTGCCCGAGATGTACTGCGTCTGCCAATCAAACTGGTCTTCACCTCGGCAGCCCAGCATTTGCATGGGCGTTTTCCGCGCTGGCTGATTTCCAAAATGGACGCGGTCATTTCGACCACGCCGCTGGCGGCCTCTTTTGTGCCCAACACCACCGCCGTGGTGCCCCATGGCATTGACCTGTCGCGATTTGCGCCGCCTCCTGACAAGCTCAAGGCCTGGGCCGATTCCGGCTTGCCCGGGGAGTACGGCATTGGCGTGTTTGGCCGTGTCCGGCCCGACAAAGGCAGCGATGTGTTTGTCGACGCCATGATCGAGGTGCTGCCACACCTGCCTGGCGCCACGGCCGTGATCGCCGGGCTGGCCCAGCCTCAGCACCAGGCCTACCAACAGGCCCTGATTGATAAGATCGCTCAGGCGGGGCTGTCCGAGCGGATCGTGTTTCTGGGCGAAGTGCCTGCTGGCGAAGTGCATCGTTGGTACCAGCGATGTCTGCTGTGTGTGGCTTGCCCGCGCTACGAGCCCTTTGGCCTGACACCTTTCGAGGCGGCGGCCACCGGCTGTGCCCTGGTGTGTTCTCGCACCGGGGCGTTTGAGCAGCTGGTGCAGCCCGGCGTCAACGGCGAGCTGGTCGAGACGGGTGATGCTCCCGGTCTGGCCACAGCGGTGCGACAAGTTTTGGCCGATCTGCCCGCTGCTGTGCAGAGGGGCCTGGCTGCTCAGGCACGGGTGTCGCAATCGTTCTCCTTGTCCAAGGAAGCCGAAGGCATTGGGCGGGTCTACCAGCAGTTGTTTGACCAAGGTGCCCCGCGTTGA
- a CDS encoding 3-deoxy-D-manno-octulosonic acid transferase, protein MRALQPLLRRKFRRRGQQEPGYLDHMPQRFGFYEGVAPEPGRIWVHAVSLGETRAAAILIEALRHVRPGMRLLLTHSTATGWAQGQALLRPGDAQAWLPWDTPEATRRFLQHHRPQLGILMETEVWPALVQSCVQAQVPLALANARLNDKSLRSALRWSWLSGPAYRRLTAVLAQSPDDGARLEQLGATVQAVLGNLKFDVPAQPDAQALAQVWRQRWQHQGTPRPVVMLASSREGEEALWLQALMANTDRLTALKAAGVVWLLVPRHPQRFDDIHAWLTSQGLAVVRRSSWDMGPPLQVPSEQVTVCLGDSLGEMPVYFQSADMALLGGSFMPLGGQNLIEAAAFGCPVIMGPHTFNFAEAAQNAQQVGAAMRVSDMDSALDQVWAWLRQPAELTSASQKGLDLVAQSRGAAQRYAQALASLV, encoded by the coding sequence ATGCGGGCCTTGCAGCCGCTGCTGCGCCGTAAATTCCGTCGCCGCGGCCAACAAGAGCCCGGTTATTTGGATCACATGCCGCAGCGCTTTGGCTTTTATGAGGGCGTGGCGCCTGAGCCTGGGCGCATATGGGTGCACGCCGTCTCCTTGGGGGAGACGCGTGCGGCGGCCATTTTGATCGAGGCCTTGCGGCATGTTCGGCCCGGCATGCGTTTGCTGCTGACCCACAGCACCGCCACCGGTTGGGCGCAGGGTCAGGCCCTGCTGCGCCCTGGCGATGCGCAGGCCTGGCTGCCTTGGGACACGCCTGAGGCCACCCGGCGTTTTTTACAGCACCACCGGCCTCAACTGGGCATCCTGATGGAGACCGAGGTCTGGCCTGCGCTGGTGCAGTCGTGTGTGCAGGCGCAGGTGCCCTTGGCGCTGGCCAATGCCCGGCTCAATGACAAGTCGCTGCGCTCGGCTTTGCGCTGGTCTTGGCTGTCCGGACCGGCTTACCGCCGTTTGACGGCCGTGTTGGCGCAAAGTCCGGATGACGGCGCACGCTTGGAGCAACTGGGCGCGACGGTGCAGGCGGTCTTGGGCAACCTCAAATTTGATGTGCCAGCCCAGCCTGACGCACAGGCTTTGGCCCAAGTTTGGCGCCAGCGCTGGCAGCACCAAGGCACGCCCCGTCCGGTGGTCATGCTGGCCAGCAGCCGCGAAGGAGAAGAGGCTTTGTGGCTGCAAGCCCTGATGGCCAATACCGATCGTCTGACCGCCTTGAAGGCTGCGGGGGTGGTCTGGTTGTTGGTGCCCAGACACCCGCAGCGCTTTGACGACATCCATGCATGGCTGACATCGCAGGGCCTGGCTGTTGTGCGTCGCTCCAGCTGGGATATGGGACCGCCTTTGCAGGTCCCGTCCGAGCAGGTGACCGTTTGCTTGGGTGACAGCTTGGGAGAGATGCCGGTGTATTTTCAGAGTGCCGATATGGCCTTGCTGGGAGGCAGCTTCATGCCTTTGGGCGGGCAGAACCTGATCGAGGCCGCCGCCTTTGGCTGCCCGGTCATCATGGGGCCACACACCTTCAACTTTGCAGAGGCCGCCCAAAACGCCCAACAAGTCGGGGCTGCAATGCGCGTCAGTGACATGGACAGTGCACTGGACCAGGTGTGGGCGTGGTTGCGCCAGCCTGCTGAACTGACCAGCGCTAGTCAAAAAGGGCTGGATTTGGTGGCCCAAAGCCGGGGCGCTGCCCAGCGTTATGCCCAGGCCCTGGCAAGCCTGGTCTGA
- a CDS encoding TolC family outer membrane protein: MKLRTLPLTLALMAAFAGTAQAQSLATLYEAAKNHDATFKSARSQYEATLARAEQAKALLRPTAGLGGSLSETDLDNQTNALGSRAFGTRALTLSASQPLYRPANQASYEQGMKQVALAQAQLKVAEQELIVRLSQAYFDVLTAQESLNFVKAQKSAVAEQLAAAKRNFEVGTATITDTREAQARFDLVTAQEIAADNDLRIKKLALDDTVGQREVSPKPLLAAVNMDGLQSGSIESWVAQSGQENGNLAQARIAEELAQLEITKAQAALRPTLDLTGSYGMTRYRNGNPNSQFNTNAATIGLAFNYPLYTGQASQNRIKETVALEDKAKSDLEAAQRNVAQATRTAFLGLQSGLSQVKALQAAETSSQSALDANKLGYQVGVRINIDVLNSQSQLFQTKRDLAKARHDVLLGQLRLLQASGTLKAGDLQNITNLLQK; this comes from the coding sequence ATGAAACTGCGCACCTTGCCCCTGACTTTGGCCTTGATGGCCGCCTTTGCAGGCACCGCCCAGGCCCAAAGCCTGGCCACGCTCTACGAGGCGGCCAAAAACCACGATGCCACCTTCAAGTCGGCCCGCTCGCAGTACGAGGCCACTCTGGCCCGCGCCGAGCAGGCCAAAGCCTTGTTGCGGCCCACGGCAGGTTTGGGCGGCAGCCTGTCCGAGACCGATCTGGACAACCAGACCAACGCACTGGGCAGTCGCGCTTTTGGCACCCGTGCGCTCACACTCAGCGCCAGCCAGCCGCTGTATCGTCCGGCCAACCAAGCCAGCTACGAACAAGGCATGAAGCAGGTGGCCTTGGCCCAGGCCCAATTGAAAGTGGCTGAGCAAGAGCTCATCGTGCGCCTGAGCCAGGCTTACTTTGACGTGCTGACTGCACAGGAAAGCCTGAATTTTGTCAAAGCCCAGAAATCGGCCGTCGCCGAACAGCTCGCTGCCGCCAAACGCAACTTTGAAGTGGGCACAGCCACCATCACCGACACCCGGGAAGCCCAAGCCCGCTTTGACCTCGTGACGGCACAAGAAATCGCCGCCGACAACGATCTGCGCATCAAGAAGCTGGCGTTGGACGACACGGTAGGCCAACGCGAAGTGTCGCCCAAGCCCCTGTTGGCTGCGGTCAACATGGACGGTCTGCAAAGCGGCAGCATCGAGTCTTGGGTGGCGCAATCGGGGCAAGAAAATGGCAACCTGGCCCAGGCCCGCATCGCCGAGGAATTGGCCCAGCTTGAAATCACCAAAGCCCAGGCCGCGCTGCGTCCCACGCTTGACCTGACCGGAAGCTACGGCATGACGCGCTACCGCAACGGTAACCCCAACTCCCAATTCAACACCAACGCCGCCACGATTGGCTTGGCCTTCAACTACCCGCTCTACACTGGTCAGGCCAGTCAAAACCGCATCAAAGAAACTGTGGCCTTGGAAGACAAAGCCAAGAGCGACCTCGAAGCGGCCCAGCGCAATGTGGCACAAGCCACACGCACCGCCTTTTTGGGTCTGCAATCGGGCCTGAGCCAGGTCAAGGCCTTGCAGGCGGCCGAAACCTCCAGCCAAAGTGCTTTGGACGCGAACAAACTGGGTTACCAGGTCGGCGTGCGCATCAACATCGATGTGCTCAACAGCCAAAGCCAGCTCTTCCAAACCAAGCGTGACCTGGCCAAGGCCCGACACGATGTCTTGCTCGGCCAGTTGCGCCTGCTTCAGGCCAGCGGGACCCTCAAAGCTGGCGATCTGCAAAACATCACCAACTTGCTGCAGAAATAA
- a CDS encoding rhodanese-like domain-containing protein, translated as MQQIYPAQIAEWASQQAQRPVLLDVREGWEVQTASAKPEGLDLLHMPMQTIPARLNELDKTRPIACLCHHGGRSMQVASFLMQHGFEVVNVAGGIHAWSAQVDPSIPVY; from the coding sequence ATGCAGCAAATCTACCCCGCTCAAATCGCTGAATGGGCCAGCCAGCAAGCCCAGCGCCCCGTTTTGCTCGATGTGCGCGAGGGCTGGGAAGTGCAAACGGCCAGCGCCAAACCCGAGGGTCTGGACCTGCTGCACATGCCGATGCAAACCATTCCGGCACGCCTGAATGAACTCGACAAAACACGCCCCATTGCCTGCTTGTGCCACCACGGCGGACGCAGCATGCAGGTGGCCAGCTTCTTGATGCAGCATGGCTTTGAGGTGGTCAATGTGGCCGGGGGCATTCATGCGTGGTCGGCCCAAGTGGACCCGAGCATTCCTGTGTACTGA
- a CDS encoding protein-L-isoaspartate O-methyltransferase family protein codes for MDLNQARFNMIEQQIRPWEVLDPQVLALLSTVRREDFVPLAHKALAFVDMDIPLGAAPNQVMLAPRVQARLLQDLAVQKTDKVLDIGTGSGFMAALLAHQAASVLSLEIDPALAAQAQTNLQKAGVSNAVVRCADGSAGAAAEGTFDAIVISGSVAEVPAVLLQQLSVGGRLVTIVGDEPMMRATLITRTGTNSWTTTEPWDCNAPRLSGFAEPSRFKF; via the coding sequence ATGGATCTGAACCAGGCCCGCTTCAACATGATTGAGCAGCAAATCCGCCCCTGGGAAGTGCTGGACCCGCAAGTGCTGGCCCTGCTGTCCACCGTGCGCCGTGAAGACTTTGTGCCCTTGGCCCACAAGGCCTTGGCTTTTGTGGACATGGACATCCCGCTGGGCGCGGCCCCCAACCAAGTCATGCTCGCCCCTCGCGTGCAGGCTCGTTTGCTGCAAGACTTGGCGGTGCAAAAAACCGACAAGGTGTTGGACATCGGCACCGGCTCGGGCTTCATGGCCGCTTTGCTGGCCCACCAGGCGGCCAGCGTGCTGAGCCTGGAAATCGACCCAGCTCTGGCCGCTCAGGCCCAAACCAATCTGCAAAAAGCGGGCGTGAGCAACGCGGTTGTGCGCTGCGCCGATGGCAGTGCCGGTGCTGCCGCAGAGGGTACGTTTGACGCCATTGTCATCAGCGGCTCGGTCGCTGAGGTCCCTGCCGTGTTGCTGCAGCAGCTGAGCGTGGGAGGCCGCTTGGTCACCATCGTCGGTGACGAACCCATGATGCGGGCCACGCTGATCACCCGCACGGGGACGAACAGCTGGACCACCACCGAACCCTGGGACTGCAACGCCCCCCGCTTGTCTGGTTTTGCCGAGCCTTCACGCTTCAAATTCTGA
- a CDS encoding efflux RND transporter permease subunit — protein sequence MWFTRVSLQNPVFATMVMLALVVLGIFSFQRLKVDQFPNIDFPVVVISTEYPGASPEIVESEVSKKIEEGVNSIAGISALTSRSYENQSVVIMEFQLQIDGRKAAEDVREKVASLRPLLRTEVKEPRVLRFDPSSRAVWSLAVIPKGNQLNAVELTNWSEQVLKKRLENVRGVGSVTLVGGSKREINLYLQPAHMEALGVTAEQVVAAVRNENQDLPVGAIRSLQQERIVQISSRMERPEDFGRIIVARKNGTPIRLSQVATVQDGAQELENLALYNGQRTLLMSVQKSQDENTIQVVDGLVKAVAELQSQLPPGIQLEPITDNSRPIRVSVNNVRQTLIEGAILTVLIVFLFLNSWRSTVITGLTLPISLIGTFMFMQMFGFTINMITLMALSLCVGLLIDDAIVVRENIVRHVQMGKSAYRASLEGTQEIGLAVLATTLSIVAVFLPIGFMEGIIGKFFHEFGITIVAAVMISMFVSFTLDPMLSSIWHDPAIDTHGKNQAPVSGYDKTIGRVTGWFDRGTERLADGYQSILRWALVHKKSTVFLALGIFVASVFMVRLLGTEFVPKADFSETSLKFETPVGTSLEATEAKTRQVEAILRDFPEVRYTLSTINTANAQGKNNVNLYIRLVDRKNRNRNADQMSAVLRERLKQVPGIAVTHAGLLDAIGGNKQVEFSLQGPDQKELERLALLALAKVRDIPGLVDLDSSVKPNKPVIGVEVMRDAASDLGLGTAQLAGPLRTLVAGQTVGNWRAPDDQTYDVNVRLSPEARNSPQDLERLPFMVAPAADGSPRIVRLGQVARVTETTGSNQINRRDLMREVAINANVFGRSAGEVSADVRKAMDSLNLPPGYRYSFGGSTKNMAESFGYALSALAMAVIFIYMILASQFKSFLQPLALMTSLPLTLIGVVLALLAFRSTLSMFSIIGVIMLMGLVTKNAILLVDFAIRAREDGLERSEALLLAAKVRLRPILMTTLAMIFGMVPLAFALTEGAEQRAPMGQAVIGGVITSSLLTLVVVPVVYCYMDDLAQWLRAKAGLAPARQGQDTSAP from the coding sequence ATGTGGTTCACCCGCGTCAGTTTGCAAAACCCGGTTTTTGCCACCATGGTCATGTTGGCCTTGGTGGTGCTGGGCATCTTTTCGTTTCAGCGCCTCAAAGTCGATCAGTTCCCCAACATCGATTTTCCGGTGGTGGTCATCAGCACCGAATACCCCGGTGCCTCGCCGGAGATCGTGGAGAGCGAAGTCTCCAAAAAAATCGAAGAAGGCGTCAACTCCATCGCGGGCATCAGCGCCCTGACCTCGCGCAGCTATGAAAACCAGTCGGTGGTGATCATGGAGTTTCAGCTGCAGATCGATGGCCGCAAAGCGGCCGAAGATGTGCGCGAAAAAGTCGCCTCGCTGCGCCCCTTGCTGCGCACCGAAGTCAAAGAACCCCGTGTGCTGCGCTTTGACCCGTCCAGCCGCGCCGTGTGGTCGCTCGCGGTCATCCCCAAGGGCAATCAACTCAACGCGGTGGAGCTGACCAACTGGTCCGAACAGGTGCTCAAAAAACGCCTTGAGAACGTGCGTGGCGTGGGCTCGGTGACCTTGGTGGGTGGCAGCAAACGCGAGATCAACCTTTATTTGCAACCGGCACATATGGAAGCGCTGGGCGTCACGGCCGAGCAGGTGGTGGCCGCTGTACGCAATGAAAACCAGGACTTGCCGGTGGGTGCGATCCGCTCGCTGCAGCAAGAGCGCATCGTGCAAATCAGCTCCCGCATGGAGCGGCCCGAGGACTTTGGCCGCATCATCGTGGCCCGCAAAAACGGCACACCCATTCGCCTGTCGCAAGTGGCCACGGTGCAAGACGGTGCGCAAGAGCTCGAAAACCTGGCGCTCTACAACGGCCAGCGCACGCTCTTGATGTCGGTGCAAAAGTCACAAGACGAAAACACCATCCAGGTGGTCGATGGCCTGGTCAAGGCCGTGGCCGAGTTGCAGAGCCAGCTGCCGCCCGGCATCCAGCTCGAGCCCATCACCGACAACTCGCGGCCCATCCGTGTGTCGGTGAACAACGTGCGCCAGACCCTGATCGAGGGCGCGATCCTCACGGTGCTGATCGTGTTTTTGTTCCTCAACTCATGGCGCTCCACGGTCATCACGGGCCTGACTCTGCCGATCTCGCTGATCGGCACCTTCATGTTCATGCAGATGTTCGGCTTCACCATCAACATGATCACGCTGATGGCGCTGAGTCTGTGTGTGGGCCTCTTGATTGATGATGCGATTGTGGTGCGCGAGAACATCGTTCGGCATGTGCAGATGGGCAAAAGTGCCTACCGCGCGTCACTCGAAGGGACACAAGAGATTGGCCTGGCCGTGCTGGCCACCACCTTGTCCATCGTGGCGGTGTTTTTGCCGATTGGTTTCATGGAGGGCATCATCGGCAAGTTCTTCCACGAGTTCGGCATCACCATCGTGGCGGCGGTGATGATCTCGATGTTTGTGAGCTTCACGCTCGATCCCATGCTGTCCAGCATCTGGCACGACCCGGCCATCGACACACACGGCAAAAACCAAGCGCCTGTGAGCGGGTACGACAAAACCATCGGTCGGGTGACCGGTTGGTTTGACCGTGGCACCGAGCGCCTGGCCGATGGCTACCAGAGCATCTTGCGCTGGGCGCTGGTGCACAAAAAATCCACCGTCTTTTTAGCGCTCGGCATTTTTGTGGCGAGCGTGTTCATGGTCCGTTTGCTGGGCACCGAGTTTGTGCCCAAGGCCGACTTTTCAGAGACCTCGCTCAAATTCGAAACCCCGGTGGGCACCTCGCTCGAAGCCACCGAAGCCAAGACGCGCCAAGTCGAGGCGATCCTGCGCGACTTCCCAGAGGTGCGCTACACCCTCAGCACCATCAACACCGCCAACGCGCAGGGCAAGAACAACGTCAACCTGTACATCCGTCTGGTAGACCGCAAAAATCGCAACCGCAACGCCGACCAGATGTCGGCCGTGCTGCGCGAACGCCTCAAGCAAGTGCCCGGCATCGCCGTCACACACGCTGGTTTGCTCGACGCGATTGGCGGCAACAAGCAGGTGGAGTTTTCGCTGCAAGGCCCAGACCAAAAAGAGCTGGAGCGCCTGGCGCTGTTGGCGCTGGCCAAAGTGCGGGACATTCCCGGTTTGGTCGACCTGGACTCGAGCGTCAAGCCCAACAAGCCCGTGATCGGCGTAGAAGTGATGCGCGACGCGGCCTCGGACCTGGGCTTGGGCACCGCACAACTGGCGGGCCCCTTGCGCACCTTGGTGGCCGGGCAAACCGTGGGCAACTGGCGGGCTCCGGACGACCAGACCTACGACGTGAATGTGCGCCTCTCGCCCGAGGCCCGCAACAGCCCACAAGACCTGGAGCGACTGCCCTTCATGGTGGCCCCTGCCGCCGATGGCAGCCCACGCATCGTGCGCTTGGGACAAGTGGCCCGCGTCACCGAAACCACCGGCTCCAACCAGATCAACCGGCGCGACCTGATGCGCGAAGTGGCCATCAACGCCAACGTGTTTGGCCGCTCCGCGGGCGAGGTGTCGGCCGATGTGCGCAAAGCCATGGACAGCCTGAACCTGCCGCCCGGCTACCGCTACAGCTTTGGCGGCTCGACCAAGAACATGGCCGAGTCCTTTGGTTACGCCTTGTCCGCTCTGGCCATGGCGGTGATCTTCATCTACATGATTTTGGCCAGCCAGTTCAAGAGCTTCCTGCAGCCCCTGGCGCTGATGACCTCTCTGCCGCTGACCTTGATTGGCGTGGTGTTGGCCCTGCTGGCGTTCCGCTCCACTTTGTCCATGTTCTCCATCATCGGGGTGATCATGCTCATGGGCTTGGTCACCAAAAACGCCATCTTGCTGGTGGACTTTGCCATCCGCGCCCGAGAGGACGGTCTGGAGCGCAGCGAGGCGCTGCTGCTGGCGGCCAAGGTGCGACTGCGCCCGATTTTGATGACCACATTGGCCATGATTTTTGGCATGGTGCCGCTGGCCTTTGCCCTGACCGAGGGTGCCGAGCAACGTGCCCCCATGGGCCAGGCGGTCATTGGCGGGGTCATCACCTCCTCGCTGCTGACCCTGGTGGTCGTGCCCGTGGTGTACTGCTACATGGACGATCTGGCCCAATGGTTGCGTGCCAAAGCAGGCTTGGCCCCAGCCCGTCAGGGCCAAGACACCAGCGCCCCTTAA
- a CDS encoding efflux RND transporter periplasmic adaptor subunit: protein MKKSTLWILSAVALAALLAGGARWASQRQADKTPTAPTAAVAPSIELATSDVFTARTQTLNLGIAVSGALKASESAIVKARVAGELQELSVREGDRVQAGQVIARIEPIEYQARVRQAQQQADAAKAQVDIAQRQFDNNQALVNQGFISQTALLTSQASLNGATATHAAALAALDLANKSLADATLRSPLPGVVAQRLAQPGERVAIEARLVEVINLSQLELEAALTAEDASLVRVGMTAQLQVDGVDAPIPAKVLRINPSAQTGSRSILVYLGIKGREGLRQGQFAQGTLGTQSLQVMAVPVDSVRIDKPQPYVQVVQDGKVAHITVRTDVRSEGERQTLVAVTGVTEGTQVLSGSVGAVREGVLVKFTAPGNAAKVKP from the coding sequence ATGAAAAAATCAACCCTCTGGATCCTCTCGGCCGTGGCTTTGGCCGCATTGCTGGCAGGCGGCGCCCGTTGGGCCAGCCAGCGCCAAGCGGACAAAACCCCAACAGCCCCAACCGCGGCCGTGGCGCCCAGCATCGAGCTGGCCACCTCCGACGTATTCACCGCCCGCACCCAAACCCTGAACTTGGGCATCGCGGTCTCGGGTGCCCTCAAGGCCAGCGAAAGCGCCATCGTCAAAGCCCGTGTGGCCGGTGAATTGCAGGAACTCAGCGTGCGCGAAGGCGACCGCGTGCAAGCTGGTCAGGTGATCGCCCGCATCGAGCCCATCGAATACCAAGCGCGTGTGCGCCAAGCTCAGCAGCAGGCCGATGCGGCCAAAGCCCAGGTGGACATTGCCCAGCGCCAGTTTGACAACAACCAAGCGCTGGTGAACCAGGGCTTCATCTCACAAACCGCCCTGCTCACCTCTCAAGCCAGCCTGAATGGGGCCACGGCCACCCACGCTGCGGCATTGGCCGCGCTGGACCTGGCCAACAAGTCCTTGGCCGATGCCACGCTGCGCTCGCCCCTGCCGGGCGTGGTGGCGCAGCGCCTGGCCCAACCGGGCGAGCGTGTGGCCATCGAGGCCCGCTTGGTCGAAGTCATCAACCTCTCACAACTGGAGCTGGAAGCCGCGCTGACCGCCGAGGACGCCAGTCTTGTGCGGGTGGGCATGACGGCGCAGTTGCAAGTCGATGGTGTAGACGCTCCGATACCGGCCAAAGTCTTGCGCATCAACCCCAGCGCCCAGACCGGCAGCCGCAGCATCTTGGTGTATTTGGGCATCAAGGGCCGCGAAGGTTTGCGCCAAGGCCAGTTTGCCCAAGGCACTCTGGGCACACAAAGCTTGCAGGTGATGGCTGTGCCCGTGGACAGTGTGCGCATCGACAAACCCCAGCCCTATGTGCAGGTGGTGCAGGACGGCAAGGTGGCACACATCACGGTGCGAACCGATGTTCGCAGCGAGGGCGAGCGTCAAACCCTGGTGGCAGTGACCGGCGTCACCGAAGGCACACAAGTGCTGTCCGGCAGCGTAGGCGCCGTACGCGAAGGGGTGCTGGTGAAGTTCACGGCCCCTGGCAACGCCGCCAAAGTCAAGCCTTAA